In uncultured Methanobrevibacter sp., a single genomic region encodes these proteins:
- a CDS encoding MarR family transcriptional regulator, which translates to MSTDTNSSTYIKALGYVKRTKNRQQIVNIIANTRKTPSEIKEIMDVDFSLVSRALRDLKDRDIVVCENPEDRIGRLHKLTDLGLQIYEELNQK; encoded by the coding sequence ATGTCAACCGATACTAATAGCTCGACATATATTAAGGCATTGGGCTATGTCAAACGTACAAAAAATCGTCAACAAATCGTAAATATAATCGCTAATACAAGAAAGACACCTTCAGAAATCAAAGAAATAATGGATGTAGATTTCAGTCTAGTTTCGAGAGCATTAAGGGATTTAAAAGACAGAGATATTGTTGTATGTGAAAATCCTGAAGACAGAATTGGGAGACTTCATAAGCTTACTGATCTTGGATTGCAAATTTATGAGGAATTGAATCAGAAGTAA